From Acinetobacter suaedae, one genomic window encodes:
- a CDS encoding acetyl-CoA C-acetyltransferase — protein sequence MSEAYIIDAIRTPRGKGKKDGSLHEVKPITLLTTLLNELQQRHQLDTSKVDDIVLGCVTPIGDQGGDIAKTAAIAAGWNDDVAGVQINRFCASGLEAVNLAAQKVRSGWEDVVVAGGVESMSRIPMGSDGGPWALDPETNLKSSFVPQGVGADLIATLDGYSRADVDAFAVGSQQKAAAAQANGYFDKSVVPVKDHAGVTILEKDEFIKGNTTVEGLAKLNASFEMMGQMGFDAVALQKYPEAQKINHVHHAGNSSGIVDGAAVVLLASEKAVKEQGLKPRAKVLATALVGTDPTIMLTGPAPAARKALEKAGLSIDDIDLFEVNEAFAAVVMRFITELKVPAEKVNVNGGAIAMGHPLGATGAMILGTLLDELERQGKKRGLATLCVGGGMGIATIIELV from the coding sequence ATGAGCGAGGCCTATATTATTGATGCCATTCGCACACCACGCGGAAAAGGAAAAAAAGACGGCTCATTACATGAAGTAAAACCAATTACTTTACTCACAACATTATTAAATGAATTACAACAACGCCATCAACTCGATACATCTAAAGTCGATGATATCGTTCTCGGTTGTGTGACACCGATTGGTGATCAAGGTGGGGATATTGCCAAAACTGCTGCGATTGCTGCAGGTTGGAATGATGATGTCGCAGGCGTACAAATCAATCGTTTCTGTGCTTCTGGTTTAGAAGCGGTGAACTTGGCAGCACAAAAAGTTCGTTCAGGTTGGGAAGATGTTGTGGTTGCTGGCGGTGTGGAGTCAATGTCACGCATTCCAATGGGTTCAGATGGTGGTCCATGGGCGCTTGATCCAGAAACCAATTTGAAATCTTCTTTTGTTCCACAAGGTGTGGGTGCAGACTTAATCGCAACTTTAGATGGTTATAGCCGTGCAGATGTAGATGCATTTGCGGTCGGTTCGCAACAAAAGGCTGCTGCCGCTCAGGCAAATGGTTATTTCGATAAATCAGTTGTACCTGTGAAAGATCATGCAGGTGTAACAATTTTAGAAAAAGATGAATTTATCAAAGGAAATACCACAGTTGAAGGTTTAGCAAAACTGAATGCTAGCTTTGAAATGATGGGTCAAATGGGCTTCGATGCTGTTGCTTTACAGAAGTATCCTGAAGCTCAAAAAATCAATCACGTCCATCATGCGGGTAACTCATCAGGTATCGTTGATGGTGCTGCGGTGGTGTTATTGGCTTCTGAAAAAGCAGTCAAAGAGCAGGGTTTAAAACCTCGTGCAAAAGTACTTGCAACTGCATTGGTCGGTACAGATCCAACCATTATGTTGACTGGTCCTGCCCCTGCTGCACGTAAAGCATTAGAAAAAGCAGGCTTGAGCATCGACGATATTGATTTATTTGAAGTAAATGAAGCTTTTGCAGCGGTGGTAATGCGTTTTATTACAGAACTGAAAGTTCCTGCTGAGAAAGTCAACGTCAATGGTGGTGCAATTGCGATGGGACATCCATTGGGTGCAACAGGCGCCATGATTCTAGGAACTTTGCTAGATGAATTAGAGCGTCAAGGTAAAAAACGTGGTCTAGCAACATTATGTGTCGGTGGTGGTATGGGTATCGCTACCATTATCGAGTTGGTGTAA